Below is a genomic region from Pseudopipra pipra isolate bDixPip1 chromosome 6, bDixPip1.hap1, whole genome shotgun sequence.
gggggttaaaaaaaaattatggtttTCCCTCATTTCAGTATTTGGGGGTAGGAAAatagttaaatatttattaatacaGCTTTCCTGTACAAAAGGTTAAGCAAGTGTTAAAGGGACTGAGTTCATAAATTACTCACTTTCAGGTCTGCATAACTAGTTTTGTCCAAGCTCTGTTTCACTCCAAAAGTGTTGTAATCTTTCAAATCCAAGTGACTGTTTGAATACAGATGATACAAACACATTTCAGCTTGGAAACAAAGTGCATCCATGTAACTAAAGCATCCATGTGGTGCAGGAAGCAACAGGGAAAACATCCTTAACAGGTTAACTTGCTTTGCTGAGGTTTAACTTCCCTTTGCTTCCATGACAAGTTGGCACATCCTGATGGCCACCTCAAACTGTGTCATTGGAAAAGATCTCCTAGTACCCATGTTTTCTCTCCCAGTGGTACATTCCAACCTCCATGACATTGCTTAATCTGGAACAGTCTCCATCCCTCTCCActgactggtttgggttggaagggaccttaaagctcatctcattccaagcccctgccatgggcagggacaccttccactagactgggttgcttcaagccccatccaacccggcctggAAAAATTCCAGGGATGCTCTTCTGAAATAGCCTCAAGTTTACATGGCATAATGAAGTACACAGccaaaatcagaataaaaatggGATTATGGCTTAGTGCCTGGATCCTGAggggaaggcagcagcactTCAGCTGAGGTGTGTGGGGAGGAGGTGAATCAGCACTCCTGAGGTGCAGGAATGGAACCAATTCTGAAGGAAGGAGGAGCAAAGGGTGAGAAACAGTGTTGCTGAGGAAGGAATACTGAGAAAGCTGTGGAAAAAGTGAGCCagaggggaggtgggaggggagggaaccGGAGGGCAGCCTGccaaaaactggctggatgaaACTGAGCTGGTAAACAGACACTCACTGGGAGCTGCTcactgcagcagagacagaacACGGATCCTTCCTTCCCAAAGGAGTGTCTGCACCCAGAGGCTGGAAACACAGGCAATTCCTGTCAGCCCACAGGGAGCAGAACCATTCCAGCAGGAAGGGGCAAACCAGAGCCTTGTTCCAGAGTGCCCCGGACATCAGCAGTGCCGCCAGAGCCATCGGATCAATCAGCTGGAAGATTATAATAGAGGCTCCTTGGATTCTGTCCAGGATAAAAGCAAAGCCCGAATTTATGTCATCCCCTGCTGAGAGGCTGCAAGGGCTCAGCTCTGTTGGGAGGCAGgaaaaggagctgctgcagccccctgTGAGGGAGTGGGGGTGAAacaccagcctggctgtgcttcAGTGCAgggaggcaaatcccctgctcTTGGACATACCTGGCTCTGAGAACTGGAGCTCAAGGACAGCtcttttttcagcatttctcttaGCTGGGTTAGGAAGTCAGCACATGGAATTTGAGGAATCTCGTTAACTCTTGGGAATCCATTAAGCTCAGCTCCCAAATTCCTTGAATGAGCGTGGCCCACACTCTAAAACCTGTAAAAGCAATTAGAGCTTGTGACACTTAAACCTGAGCCTGCACCCTGAGTTTCCAGCAGAGAGCATGGAAAGAGTTCTACAAAGTTACAATTCTGCTTTATCTTAGAATGTTTTAAAAGTTGTGTTTTACCTTAACTCCATACTCCTTATTGTTTTGGTGTCAGGCTCCATCTGTGAACACTCAGGGAGCATTCAACATTCAACCTTTAGTAGTTGAGGCTGTAAAATGATGGTCACATCTTTTCCCAGGATTTTTCACCCACGGAAACAGATGTAACTGAAAGACATACAGAAAGAGCCTAAATTGGTCTTAAAATAAATGTCTACACTTACACAGTGCTTGAACAGCCCGTGGTTGGTTACAGTTTTTTATCCTGTAACTCCTTTCCCTCTAATCCAAGGGAAGGTGagagggctgcagggggaaCTGGGCTCACTGTACATATCCAAGGAAGTGCACCTGACATATCACCAGTTGTTTGTGTAACACAACAGAGAGCTTATCTgaatttcaaataattaaagCAGGAATCCAGTTggggctatttctgtgttttacagaTCCTGCCCTTGCTGGGAGATAGAACTGGatcctctttccctctccttccaccCAGGCCCACGGGACattcctgtgtgtgctgctgccccagggatCTGCCAGGAACTCTGAGGTGTGGCTGAGGGAAACGGGTTTCAAGGCTTCGCAGCCAGGGACGGTCTAACCCCCCTAATCAGTAGGAAAGGGGTGCTGGCCAcctctcctgctcttttttCTGCTTGGATCCCTGGGAGAAAGTGCCTCTGTGTCCCACAGAATACTTGGATTCCCTGGGGACGGTGGCAGGGCCTGAGGAGAAGAGCTGTGGGACCTCGGTGCTATCCCCTCCTCCCTTGGGACCTGGTGGCTCTTCTGGCCCCTTTGTGGGAATCCCCATCCACTGATCACCCTGTGGATTGTCCCTTCCCCTCTGGGGTCCAGCACAATGGGGATGGGAACGGTGGGTTCTTCACAATAAGTCAGGGAGAACGGACATGTACAACAGCATTTTTACAGCAACAACTGGAATCAGATCACAGGAAATACATTATTGACTACCTTTTCAAATTAAACTGTTGTTATATTTCTGTCCAGACTGCACCAGGGTGGCCAAAAGGCACGGGGAGGTGGCTGGGTCACACCACAAGGCACCTGGGGCACCAGGGGCAGGATCACCCTGCACTGTTCTGAGACACAGAGACTCCTGGGGCACAAGCAAAGCTCAAAGCCTGCAGTGACCTGCCAAAATGCACACAGGGGCTGCCTGAGCCTATGGAAAGGCAACAGGGAGTCCTGGGGCATCCCAAaaggctgctgctcagcagggtGTTCCTTGGATGCTGCCTTGGCAGAAAAGCGATGGGACATTGCAGAGAGGTGGGTGATGGGGACCGGGCAGGTGGGATGTGCCGGAGCCAGGACCAGCCAAGGCCTTGGATCAGGAACACGGAGGACAAGGACCGACAGCCCATGTGgagaggaaagctgggcaggcacCAAGGGGCCtctgtcccttccccagcccaggaGGCTGAGATGGGCTTGGCCACTGGGGAGGAAACAAGGATAGACTGAGCCCCAGGGGAACAGAGCCTGCCTGAGGTCTGATTCCTGGGCTAGTGacggtgtccctgcccatggcagggggttggaactacgTCAtccttaaaggtcccttccaatccaaaccatcctgtgattccccagaggaaagagaagaaaatatgggTTGATTTAGAAGAGGAGACAACACATTTCACTGCTTGCCCACACATCCCTGGGGAAGGCAGGACGTTGCAGGGGACATGtccctgtgtgctgggacaTTCCAGCAACAAAGGCTTTATGTGAAACCAGCTCCAGGCTACGTGTAACACCAAATGATTGTTCAAAGACACAGAGATGTGTTACCCTGCCCAGGGATGCTGCAAAGTGTCTCTGAACCAAAGAGAAATCACACTCATGGTAACTGTTCAGAGTTCTCCAAagaaaaaccaggaaacaacgagagctgcagcagcagcagccaagcctCAGCCACAAAAATCAGCcccctcctgcactgcctgtgAATAACATTCCTATAATTATTCCCACAGGATTAAGTGGGGCTGCTCTCACAGTCTTGAGTTAAACACACTCAAATACCTGCACAGACCAACATAAAATATTGCTCCTTATTAGTTCCACTGCCAAAGTACTTCCCTGTCAGAGAGGggctctcctgcccagctcagccactGCTCCTGAGC
It encodes:
- the TIMM9 gene encoding mitochondrial import inner membrane translocase subunit Tim9 isoform X1 translates to MAGQISESDQIKQFKEFLGTYNKLTENCFLDCIKDFTSRDVKPEEQRQNTDPSFPKECLHPEAGNTGNSCQPTGSRTIPAGRGKPEPCSRVPRTSAVPPEPSDQSAGRL